One Simonsiella muelleri ATCC 29453 DNA window includes the following coding sequences:
- a CDS encoding IS982 family transposase encodes MPQDEFIIKTYLMVDALYNQLVQKPLRQGGFAPKLSDCELICMEIVGEFLGMDTDKKIWQYFKQHWQNWFPNLGSYPNFAKQCANLYWVKQQMHQKITANWCEQTEYYADAFPIAVCKFARAKRHQNFRAYATFGYYASKKETYYGFKGHLLITRSGMIKAFTFTAANVDERQVLPELLEGKTGFVGADKGYLSSELKDEMKQSHINLQTPYRSNMKDDRSPQFLKWLKNSRRMIETVIGQLTERFNMEIVRTKNLFHQSNRFIRKILSHNFCCLLNQQIQHPITQFAGLIGC; translated from the coding sequence ATGCCCCAAGACGAATTTATCATTAAAACGTATCTAATGGTAGATGCTTTATACAATCAGCTCGTTCAAAAACCATTAAGACAAGGTGGCTTTGCACCCAAACTTTCAGATTGTGAACTGATTTGTATGGAAATTGTTGGCGAATTTCTCGGTATGGATACCGATAAAAAAATTTGGCAATATTTCAAACAACATTGGCAAAATTGGTTTCCCAATTTAGGCTCTTACCCTAATTTTGCCAAACAATGTGCCAATTTGTATTGGGTTAAACAACAAATGCATCAAAAAATCACTGCAAATTGGTGTGAGCAAACAGAGTATTATGCAGATGCCTTTCCTATTGCAGTCTGTAAATTTGCCCGAGCTAAACGCCATCAAAATTTTCGTGCATATGCGACGTTCGGTTATTACGCTTCCAAAAAAGAGACCTATTATGGTTTTAAAGGTCATCTTTTGATTACTCGCTCAGGTATGATTAAAGCCTTTACTTTTACAGCTGCCAATGTTGATGAACGGCAGGTATTACCTGAACTTTTAGAAGGCAAAACAGGGTTTGTTGGTGCGGACAAAGGGTATTTAAGTTCTGAATTAAAAGATGAAATGAAACAAAGCCATATTAATTTACAAACACCTTATCGTAGCAATATGAAAGATGACAGAAGTCCTCAATTTCTCAAATGGCTAAAAAATAGTCGCCGTATGATTGAAACAGTTATTGGTCAATTAACAGAGAGATTTAACATGGAAATAGTTCGTACAAAAAATCTGTTTCACCAATCTAACCGTTTTATTCGGAAAATTTTATCGCATAATTTTTGCTGTTTACTGAATCAACAAATTCAACACCCAATTACTCAATTTGCTGGGTTAATTGGGTGTTGA
- the recA gene encoding recombinase RecA, translating to MASKSEKDNAKNSNNEKSQALAAALAQIEKNFGKGAVMKMDGSHQEDNLQVISTGSLTLDLALGVGGLPRGRIVEIFGPESSGKTTLCLETIAQCQKNGGTCAFIDAENAFDPVYARKLGVKVEDLLVSQPDTGEQALEICDMLVRSGGVDMVVIDSVAALVPKAEIEGDMGDSHVGLQARLMSQALRKLTGSIKKTNTLVVFINQIRMKIGVMFGNPETTTGGNALKFYSSVRLDIRGTTQIKGKEGEEPIGKETKVKVIKNKVAPPFRTAEFDILYGEGVSYEGELVDLGVKTDVIQKSGAWFSYNGAKIGQGKDNVRIWLKENPEVAAEIDQKIRSHSGLDDLIEVGTPEDNADGVQPEE from the coding sequence ATGGCAAGTAAATCAGAAAAAGACAACGCAAAAAATTCCAATAACGAAAAAAGCCAAGCACTCGCCGCAGCTTTGGCTCAAATTGAAAAAAATTTCGGCAAAGGCGCAGTCATGAAAATGGACGGTAGCCATCAAGAAGATAATTTACAAGTCATTTCAACAGGTTCATTAACTTTGGATTTGGCTTTGGGTGTGGGTGGTTTGCCACGTGGTCGCATTGTGGAAATTTTCGGGCCTGAATCTTCTGGTAAAACCACTTTGTGCTTAGAAACCATCGCACAATGCCAAAAAAATGGCGGTACTTGCGCTTTCATTGACGCAGAAAATGCGTTTGACCCCGTTTATGCGCGTAAATTGGGCGTGAAAGTGGAAGATTTGCTGGTTTCTCAACCCGATACGGGCGAACAAGCTTTGGAGATTTGCGATATGTTGGTGCGTTCAGGTGGCGTAGACATGGTCGTGATTGACTCGGTGGCTGCACTCGTTCCCAAAGCAGAAATTGAAGGCGATATGGGCGACAGCCATGTCGGTTTGCAGGCACGTTTGATGAGCCAAGCCTTACGCAAATTAACAGGCAGCATCAAAAAAACCAACACATTAGTCGTGTTTATCAACCAAATCCGCATGAAAATTGGTGTGATGTTTGGCAACCCAGAAACCACCACAGGTGGTAACGCATTGAAATTCTATTCATCTGTGCGTTTGGACATTCGTGGCACCACTCAAATCAAAGGCAAAGAAGGCGAAGAACCCATCGGCAAGGAAACCAAAGTCAAAGTCATCAAAAATAAAGTTGCGCCACCATTTCGTACCGCAGAATTTGATATTTTATATGGCGAAGGCGTGAGTTATGAAGGCGAATTAGTGGATTTGGGCGTGAAAACCGATGTCATTCAAAAATCAGGCGCATGGTTCAGTTACAATGGCGCAAAAATCGGACAAGGTAAAGACAACGTCCGTATTTGGCTAAAAGAAAATCCTGAAGTTGCTGCCGAAATTGACCAAAAAATCCGCAGTCATTCGGGTTTGGACGATTTGATTGAAGTTGGGACTCCCGAAGACAATGCAGATGGCGTACAACCCGAAGAATAA
- the glgB gene encoding 1,4-alpha-glucan branching protein GlgB: MWLQWLCTLQLAKVNEMAEKSGISLGLYGDLAVGVAQFGADTWLKRNQYCLDLSIGAPPDSFSPIGQNWQLPPYHPTVMRQTACAEFIKIIRENMKLYGMLRIDHVMALNRLWLITGQNETAQQGAYVRYPQNILFAIIALESHLNQCIVIGEDLGTVPTETFELLKQYQIYSYKVLYFHKNTANFPTHCIATTSTHDLAPLAGFWRGTDLYAMKKLGTLPENRFQATLKQREQEKTYFIQQLKSAQYLPNIFRQPENITPELLNAVHELGARSPAKLYAVQLENMLAMTDNFNLPGVAKGNWVQKYPKTLAEISQDTNIHQQFERINEARMSSPRPYPQPDSHEWETINRLFHAEHDDVFAYLGQHTIDGVGDVIRVLQPNAVAINILARNQKLIAPMQKLDNRGFWVARLPENVADYILSVQLTENGEFIQQEDPYRFGSFLGDTDNWLLGEGKHLRPYERLGAHLREIDGVKGAYFAVWAPNAQRVSVVGEFNAWDGRIHVMRKHHDTGVWEIFIPDVKFNSLYKFELRDSNGHVRVKSDPYAFATELRPTTASVVRGLPEKMPVPEFRAKANAIDAPISIYEVHLGSWKRKANNQWLTYTELADELVDYVVKMGFTHIELLPLSEYPFDGSWGYQATGLYAPTSRFGSPQELQYLVAKAHDAGISVILDWVVGHFPTDEHGLAKFDGTALYEHQDPREGFHQDWNTLIYNFGRNEVRNFLTGNALYWVERFGFDGLRVDAVASMIYRDYSRKDGEWIPNQFGGRENLEAIEFLRETNNMLQTQNLDAVGIAEESTTFPNVTKAEGLNFQFKWNMGWMNDTLRYMKEDPINRKYHHHLMTFGMMYQYSENYILPLSHDEVVHGKGSLLGKMHGDCWQKFANLRAYYGFMFGYPGKKLLFMGNEFAQGREWNFNESLDWHLLNESEGGGWHKGIQDYVRELNHIYKNHAPLYQLDQWADGFEWLVADDGNHSVFVFERRDRDGNRMIIISNFTPVVRENYRFGVNMAGKYTEILNSDDLNYKGSGVKLSGSLKTIQTENVASHGRPQSLSLTLPPLATVYLYAENQTSQPKTQSVATTQNQAA; the protein is encoded by the coding sequence ATGTGGTTACAATGGTTGTGCACATTACAGCTGGCAAAAGTAAATGAAATGGCTGAAAAATCAGGAATTTCATTGGGATTATATGGCGATTTGGCAGTGGGCGTGGCGCAGTTTGGCGCGGATACTTGGTTGAAACGCAACCAATATTGTTTGGATTTGTCCATTGGTGCGCCGCCTGATTCGTTCAGCCCAATTGGACAAAATTGGCAATTACCACCGTATCATCCAACTGTCATGCGACAAACAGCGTGCGCGGAATTCATTAAAATTATCCGTGAAAACATGAAATTATATGGCATGTTGCGGATTGACCATGTGATGGCACTCAATCGCTTGTGGCTGATTACAGGGCAAAATGAAACCGCTCAACAAGGTGCGTATGTGCGTTATCCACAAAATATTTTGTTTGCCATTATTGCACTAGAAAGTCATTTAAATCAATGTATTGTAATTGGAGAAGATTTAGGCACTGTACCAACTGAAACTTTTGAATTACTCAAACAATATCAAATTTATTCATATAAAGTATTATATTTTCACAAGAATACAGCTAACTTCCCCACCCACTGCATTGCCACTACCAGTACGCATGACCTTGCGCCTTTGGCTGGATTTTGGCGCGGTACGGATTTATACGCCATGAAAAAATTAGGTACATTGCCCGAAAACCGTTTTCAGGCAACCTTAAAACAACGCGAACAAGAAAAAACTTATTTTATTCAACAATTAAAATCAGCCCAATATCTGCCCAATATTTTCAGACAGCCTGAAAACATCACGCCTGAATTATTGAATGCGGTACACGAATTGGGCGCACGCTCGCCCGCGAAATTGTATGCGGTGCAATTAGAAAACATGTTGGCAATGACCGATAATTTTAATTTACCTGGTGTTGCAAAAGGCAATTGGGTGCAAAAATACCCCAAAACATTGGCGGAAATTTCTCAAGATACGAATATTCATCAACAATTTGAACGAATTAACGAGGCTCGTATGTCCAGTCCACGACCTTACCCCCAACCCGATTCACACGAATGGGAAACCATCAACCGCCTATTTCATGCAGAACATGACGATGTATTCGCCTACTTGGGGCAACACACCATTGATGGCGTAGGTGATGTGATTCGCGTATTACAGCCGAATGCGGTGGCAATCAATATTTTGGCGCGAAATCAAAAATTGATTGCACCCATGCAAAAATTAGATAACCGCGGTTTTTGGGTAGCAAGGCTGCCTGAAAATGTGGCAGATTATATTTTATCGGTGCAATTGACCGAAAATGGCGAATTTATCCAACAAGAAGACCCTTACCGTTTCGGTTCATTTTTGGGTGATACGGATAATTGGTTATTGGGTGAAGGCAAACATTTGCGCCCATATGAACGCTTGGGCGCACATTTGCGCGAGATTGATGGCGTGAAAGGCGCGTATTTTGCGGTGTGGGCACCGAATGCACAACGTGTTTCGGTGGTTGGTGAATTCAATGCGTGGGACGGGCGAATTCACGTTATGCGCAAACATCATGACACAGGTGTTTGGGAGATTTTTATTCCTGACGTGAAATTCAATTCGTTGTATAAATTTGAATTGCGTGATTCAAATGGTCATGTCAGAGTAAAATCAGACCCTTATGCATTTGCAACCGAATTACGTCCAACAACGGCTTCGGTGGTTCGAGGGCTGCCTGAAAAAATGCCTGTGCCTGAATTTCGTGCAAAAGCCAATGCGATTGATGCGCCCATTTCCATTTATGAAGTTCATTTGGGTTCGTGGAAACGCAAAGCCAATAATCAATGGCTCACCTACACCGAATTAGCAGATGAATTGGTTGATTATGTTGTGAAAATGGGATTTACACATATTGAATTATTGCCGTTGTCGGAATATCCGTTTGATGGTTCGTGGGGTTATCAAGCGACTGGATTGTATGCGCCAACCAGCCGATTTGGTTCGCCGCAAGAATTACAATATTTGGTAGCAAAAGCCCATGATGCTGGCATTAGTGTGATTCTGGATTGGGTGGTGGGACATTTCCCAACCGATGAACATGGCTTGGCGAAATTTGATGGAACAGCATTATACGAACACCAAGACCCACGCGAAGGCTTCCATCAGGATTGGAACACCCTAATTTACAATTTTGGGCGCAACGAAGTTCGCAATTTTTTAACAGGTAATGCACTGTATTGGGTGGAACGCTTTGGCTTTGACGGTTTGCGTGTGGACGCAGTTGCATCAATGATTTACCGCGATTATTCCCGAAAAGATGGTGAATGGATTCCGAATCAATTTGGTGGGCGTGAAAATTTGGAAGCGATTGAATTTTTACGTGAAACCAACAATATGCTGCAAACTCAAAATCTTGACGCAGTTGGTATAGCAGAAGAATCCACCACATTCCCCAATGTTACCAAAGCAGAAGGTTTGAACTTCCAATTCAAATGGAATATGGGTTGGATGAATGATACCTTACGTTACATGAAAGAAGACCCAATCAATCGCAAATACCATCATCATTTGATGACGTTTGGCATGATGTACCAATACAGTGAAAATTATATTTTGCCCTTGTCGCATGATGAAGTGGTACATGGAAAAGGTTCTTTATTGGGCAAAATGCATGGCGATTGTTGGCAAAAATTTGCCAATTTGCGTGCTTATTATGGTTTTATGTTTGGCTACCCAGGTAAAAAATTGTTGTTTATGGGGAATGAATTTGCTCAAGGCCGTGAATGGAATTTCAACGAGAGTCTCGATTGGCATCTATTGAATGAATCAGAAGGTGGCGGTTGGCACAAAGGCATTCAAGATTATGTACGCGAATTGAACCATATTTACAAAAATCATGCGCCTTTATACCAACTTGACCAATGGGCAGACGGTTTTGAATGGTTGGTGGCAGACGATGGCAATCATTCGGTTTTTGTGTTTGAACGCAGAGATAGAGATGGTAACCGCATGATTATCATCAGCAACTTCACACCAGTAGTACGCGAAAATTATCGTTTTGGTGTGAATATGGCTGGCAAATACACCGAAATTTTGAATTCAGATGATTTAAATTACAAAGGCAGTGGCGTCAAGCTTTCAGGCAGCCTGAAAACCATTCAAACTGAAAACGTGGCATCACACGGTCGCCCCCAATCCTTGAGTTTGACATTGCCACCATTGGCAACGGTTTATTTGTACGCGGAAAATCAAACTTCTCAACCCAAAACCCAATCAGTAGCCACAACCCAAAATCAGGCTGCCTGA
- the glgC gene encoding glucose-1-phosphate adenylyltransferase, translated as MNTPQTDNFLHNTDIAKDTLVLILAGGRGSRLHEMTDERAKPAVYFGGNWRIIDFTLSNCLNSNLLRIGVITQYEAHSLLRHLQHAWSFLPRERGQFVDMLPARQSVNEEMWYRGTADAVWQNMNIMKNHYKPKYVLILAGDHIYKMDYMNMVRSHIQSGARCTVGCIEVKKEDAKEFGIMSVNDKWQVQAFVEKPQDPPTMREKPDTSMASMGIYVFDSNYLYDVLEDEIQKQTKNLDFGKHIMPRSMKEGVLYAHSFARSCTGHNTEGTPYWRDVGTLDSYWNAHMDLVTEYPQLNLFDKDWAIHGLPTQSMPTKFFCKDNCLHGLDNSLISGGCLITNATITESVLFDRITVADHSHIHQSVILPEVSIGKNCQLQNCIIERKCVIPDNFVVGVDKEHDKARGFRLSSSGKVTLVTPTMLTKLAKQNEIGKPSI; from the coding sequence ATGAACACCCCCCAAACCGACAATTTTTTACACAACACCGATATTGCCAAAGACACTTTAGTACTGATTTTAGCTGGCGGACGTGGCTCGCGTTTGCATGAAATGACCGATGAACGCGCCAAACCTGCCGTTTATTTCGGTGGCAATTGGCGGATTATTGATTTTACGTTATCTAATTGTTTAAACTCAAATTTATTACGTATCGGTGTCATTACCCAATACGAAGCCCACAGTTTATTACGCCATTTGCAACACGCGTGGTCTTTTTTGCCACGCGAACGGGGACAATTCGTGGATATGCTGCCTGCCCGTCAATCCGTGAACGAAGAAATGTGGTATCGCGGTACGGCTGATGCGGTTTGGCAAAATATGAACATCATGAAAAATCATTATAAACCCAAATATGTACTGATTTTGGCTGGCGACCATATCTACAAAATGGATTACATGAATATGGTGCGTTCACATATTCAAAGTGGTGCACGTTGCACAGTCGGTTGCATTGAAGTCAAAAAAGAAGATGCCAAAGAATTCGGCATCATGTCGGTCAATGATAAATGGCAAGTACAAGCATTCGTGGAAAAACCACAAGACCCACCCACCATGCGCGAAAAACCCGATACATCTATGGCATCTATGGGGATTTATGTATTTGATTCCAATTACTTATACGATGTGTTAGAAGATGAAATTCAGAAACAAACCAAAAATTTAGATTTTGGTAAACACATCATGCCTCGCTCCATGAAGGAAGGCGTGTTGTATGCGCATTCGTTTGCGCGTTCCTGCACGGGACACAATACCGAAGGTACACCCTATTGGCGTGATGTTGGCACACTGGACAGCTATTGGAATGCTCACATGGATTTGGTAACAGAATATCCGCAACTGAATTTGTTTGATAAAGATTGGGCAATTCATGGGCTGCCTACCCAATCTATGCCAACAAAATTTTTCTGTAAAGACAATTGTTTACATGGTTTAGATAATTCACTCATTAGCGGTGGCTGCCTGATTACCAACGCCACCATTACCGAAAGTGTTTTGTTTGACCGCATCACCGTAGCAGACCATTCACACATTCATCAATCTGTGATTTTGCCCGAAGTCAGCATTGGAAAAAATTGCCAATTGCAAAATTGTATTATTGAACGCAAATGCGTGATTCCAGATAATTTTGTTGTCGGCGTAGACAAAGAACACGACAAAGCACGCGGTTTCCGTCTCAGCTCAAGCGGCAAAGTAACACTGGTTACGCCCACCATGTTGACAAAATTAGCCAAACAAAATGAAATCGGCAAACCATCTATTTAA
- a CDS encoding IS5 family transposase: MSRNTLTNETWSRLLPILKQLGIYRKKNLRKTVEGILFRLRTGCQWADIPSYFGKANSLYQSFNRWSKRGIFTRLFKHLVDTPDMEWVFMDGSHIRVHQHGMGKQSITHQAVGKSIGGHTSKIHLAVDACGNPIEFIITAGNVNDIVVAPDLLAQLDLSDNETVCADRGFDSDTFRRLIQSKQSKANIPYKKNREHLNVGTDWYLYKIRHLVENAFARLKHFRALATRYDKLKRNYESTVSLACALIWLKL, from the coding sequence ATGTCCCGAAACACGCTTACAAATGAAACATGGTCAAGACTGTTGCCTATTTTGAAACAGCTTGGCATTTATCGCAAGAAAAATTTACGCAAAACAGTAGAAGGTATCCTATTTCGCTTACGTACAGGCTGCCAATGGGCTGATATACCTAGTTATTTTGGTAAAGCAAACAGCCTTTACCAAAGTTTCAATCGCTGGTCTAAACGCGGTATTTTTACCCGATTATTCAAACATTTGGTAGATACACCCGATATGGAATGGGTCTTTATGGACGGTAGCCATATCCGCGTTCATCAACACGGTATGGGTAAACAATCCATTACGCATCAAGCTGTTGGTAAGAGTATCGGTGGTCATACGTCTAAAATTCATTTAGCGGTTGATGCTTGTGGTAATCCAATTGAATTTATCATTACAGCTGGTAATGTAAATGATATTGTTGTTGCGCCTGATTTATTGGCACAATTGGATTTAAGTGATAATGAAACCGTGTGTGCTGATAGGGGTTTTGACAGTGATACTTTTCGTCGGTTAATTCAGTCTAAACAAAGTAAAGCCAATATTCCATATAAGAAAAATAGAGAACATCTTAATGTGGGCACAGATTGGTATTTATATAAAATCAGGCACTTGGTAGAAAACGCTTTTGCACGATTAAAGCATTTTCGTGCGCTGGCAACACGGTACGATAAATTAAAACGTAATTATGAAAGTACTGTATCATTAGCTTGTGCTTTGATTTGGTTGAAATTATAG
- the glgX gene encoding glycogen debranching protein GlgX, whose product MKHPELTMQSGKPYPMGATVCDNGVNFAVYSANANAIELCLFDEQHHETRFRLPEKDGFIWYGFVANIGAGQRYSYRVYGEYAPEKGYFFNPNKLLIDPYSKQLDGKPMLRNADELAWYRPEDARDNAHIAPKSVVVGASQFDWQNDKHPNTPIGQTIIYEAHVKGFTQQFPDLAHAGTYLALADKRVIQYLHTLGVTAVELLPIHEHLDEYHLQTLGLHNYWGYNTYSHFSVERDYAANPLQAADEFRQAVKALHAAGIEVILDVVYNHTAEQDLKGAMLCQRGMDNVNWYWVNEETGNYFNWAGTGNALKMVNRDVLRWAADSLRYWVQEFHVDGFRFDLGTVMAREPEFNVYRGFFSLLYQDPILAQRKLIVEAWDIGDNGYHLGNFAYPYLEWNGAFRDDVRQFWCEQNGDLGALATRWAGSSDLFHKCGRKPSASLNFITAHDGFTLRDLVSYNKKHNQMNQEHNQDGHNENHSHNHGTEGNTHNPQINTLRQHTSQALLATLLLANGTPMLLAGDEFGNSQRGNNNAYCQDNSISWLDWHNSEHDSCLQNDVRQLIGLRRKIELLNQNIWFNDESVSWRNTDGKIMQLIDWQDKNKKAMQIQLAQNWLICINGKHAAEVFRLPENKNWQCHYAPSQEFTLQNNMLNVAHLGVWVFGTEKPAN is encoded by the coding sequence ATGAAACACCCTGAATTAACCATGCAAAGCGGTAAACCCTACCCAATGGGCGCAACCGTTTGCGATAACGGCGTGAATTTCGCTGTTTATTCCGCCAATGCCAACGCAATTGAATTATGCTTATTTGACGAACAACACCACGAAACCCGTTTCAGGCTGCCTGAAAAAGATGGTTTTATTTGGTACGGTTTCGTGGCAAACATCGGCGCAGGACAACGCTACAGCTATCGTGTGTATGGCGAATACGCCCCTGAAAAAGGTTATTTTTTCAACCCAAACAAACTGTTAATTGACCCATACAGCAAACAATTAGACGGCAAACCCATGTTGCGTAATGCCGATGAATTGGCGTGGTATCGCCCCGAAGACGCACGCGACAACGCACACATTGCCCCCAAAAGTGTGGTCGTGGGCGCAAGTCAATTTGATTGGCAAAACGATAAACACCCCAACACGCCGATTGGTCAAACCATTATCTATGAAGCCCACGTCAAAGGTTTCACGCAGCAATTTCCCGATTTGGCACACGCTGGCACTTATTTGGCATTGGCAGACAAACGCGTGATTCAGTATTTGCACACTTTGGGCGTTACGGCGGTAGAATTATTGCCCATTCACGAACATTTGGACGAGTACCATTTGCAAACCTTAGGATTACACAATTATTGGGGCTACAACACTTATTCTCATTTTTCGGTGGAACGTGATTATGCAGCCAATCCGCTTCAGGCTGCCGATGAATTCCGCCAAGCCGTCAAAGCATTACACGCGGCTGGCATTGAAGTGATTTTGGACGTAGTGTACAACCACACCGCCGAACAAGATTTAAAAGGTGCCATGTTGTGTCAACGTGGCATGGACAATGTGAATTGGTATTGGGTAAATGAAGAAACGGGCAATTATTTCAATTGGGCTGGCACAGGTAACGCACTCAAAATGGTGAATCGTGATGTGTTACGTTGGGCAGCAGACAGTTTGCGCTATTGGGTGCAGGAATTTCATGTGGACGGTTTTCGCTTTGATTTGGGAACAGTCATGGCTCGTGAACCTGAATTCAATGTATATCGTGGCTTTTTCAGTCTGCTCTACCAAGACCCGATTTTGGCACAACGCAAACTCATTGTGGAAGCATGGGACATTGGCGACAACGGCTACCATTTGGGCAACTTTGCGTATCCGTATTTGGAATGGAATGGCGCATTTCGTGATGATGTGCGTCAGTTTTGGTGTGAACAAAATGGCGATTTGGGTGCATTGGCGACACGTTGGGCGGGGTCGTCTGATTTGTTCCACAAATGTGGGCGAAAGCCTTCAGCCAGCCTGAATTTCATTACTGCCCATGACGGTTTTACTTTGCGTGATTTGGTTTCGTATAACAAAAAACACAATCAAATGAACCAAGAACACAACCAAGATGGACACAACGAAAACCATTCGCACAATCATGGCACAGAAGGCAATACACACAACCCACAAATCAATACGTTGCGCCAACACACCAGCCAAGCATTATTAGCCACTTTATTACTGGCAAATGGCACACCGATGCTGTTAGCAGGCGATGAATTTGGCAATTCTCAACGCGGTAACAATAACGCGTATTGTCAAGATAATTCAATTAGTTGGCTAGACTGGCACAACAGCGAACATGACTCATGTCTACAAAATGATGTGCGCCAATTGATTGGTTTGCGCCGAAAAATTGAATTATTGAATCAAAATATTTGGTTTAATGATGAATCGGTATCGTGGCGCAATACCGATGGTAAAATCATGCAATTAATTGATTGGCAAGATAAAAATAAAAAAGCCATGCAAATTCAATTGGCGCAAAATTGGTTGATTTGCATCAACGGTAAACACGCTGCCGAAGTTTTCAGGCTGCCTGAAAACAAAAATTGGCAATGCCATTATGCACCCAGCCAAGAATTTACTTTACAAAATAATATGTTAAATGTAGCACATTTAGGCGTGTGGGTATTTGGAACGGAAAAGCCAGCGAATTAA
- a CDS encoding 4-alpha-glucanotransferase — MNPTLIQQAQNLGIEPTYYSIDGTHHTISDDILMRLINVLSKPTHTSHCFDDIQVLTVGRIGEITIPHEFLSPDSVELWDEHQQTHAIRQPENHHTALPDDGLPCGYYTLRITKANLQHLIKIIVAPPTTYQPDSRPHTGLTIQLYALRSEDNWGIGDLADLAMLCGFCQQQKIDFIGINPLHALFTSHPEYASPYSPSSRIWLNPIYISVPQVARFLHSSKFHLWLQQHSGSLKTLRDNQTVDYKNIWQTKLSALQFLFQEFEYSKDPFAAQQRQQFTQFITQKGNELRGFALFETLDNYFSHENSFGWQNWDAAYQHPNTPKSKHFPLNMSQKFVFICGYNGCAHYSWQK, encoded by the coding sequence ATGAATCCAACCCTTATTCAACAAGCCCAAAATCTCGGCATTGAACCCACTTACTACAGCATTGATGGTACACACCACACCATCAGTGATGATATTTTAATGCGTTTAATCAATGTATTATCTAAACCCACACACACTAGCCATTGTTTTGATGATATTCAAGTTTTAACTGTTGGCAGAATCGGGGAAATCACGATTCCGCACGAATTTCTATCTCCCGACAGCGTAGAATTATGGGACGAACACCAGCAAACTCACGCCATCAGGCAGCCTGAAAATCATCACACCGCTCTACCCGATGACGGTCTCCCTTGCGGTTACTACACGTTACGCATCACAAAAGCCAATCTGCAACATCTTATCAAAATCATTGTCGCCCCACCCACCACCTACCAGCCAGATTCACGCCCACATACGGGCTTGACGATTCAATTATATGCGCTGCGTTCCGAAGACAATTGGGGCATTGGCGATTTAGCAGATTTGGCGATGTTATGCGGATTTTGTCAGCAACAAAAAATTGACTTCATTGGCATTAATCCGCTGCACGCGCTGTTTACTAGTCATCCCGAATACGCCAGCCCATACAGTCCATCTAGTCGTATTTGGCTCAATCCTATCTATATTAGCGTGCCTCAAGTCGCGCGTTTTCTTCATTCCAGTAAATTTCATTTGTGGTTGCAACAACATTCAGGCAGCCTGAAAACTTTGCGCGACAACCAAACCGTTGATTATAAAAATATTTGGCAAACTAAATTATCTGCACTCCAATTTCTTTTCCAAGAATTTGAATACAGCAAAGACCCATTTGCTGCTCAACAACGCCAACAATTTACCCAATTCATCACGCAAAAAGGCAATGAATTGCGCGGATTTGCATTATTTGAAACACTGGATAATTATTTTTCCCATGAAAATTCATTCGGTTGGCAAAATTGGGATGCTGCATACCAACACCCCAACACCCCGAAGTCAAAGCATTTTCCGCTAAACATGAGCCAGAAATTCGTTTTCATATGTGGTTACAATGGTTGTGCACATTACAGCTGGCAAAAGTAA